ATATCTAGTATTGGATTTGAGTCAAAATAGTTCAAGCTCACCTTGGTGTAttacttaaatttgagttgagaCAGTCTCATCTCAAGTTTGAGTCAAATCAATTCGAATTCACTGATTTTTCGAAAGATTCTCAACAAATTCATTTCTCCGTATAACTTTTTTCTTCCGAGATTTTTCTATATCTTTCACGACATCATCAATAGCTCAAACAAGTTAGAATTGggtttttaaactaaataacagTAGGGTCTAGGGtgaatcaatataattatatttaagcaTGGTATTATAAGTGATAATTGTTGGTAATtccatatattattaaatgtagAGATCATGCAAGCAAATCCTCCCTAAATTGTATCAaatctttaatttcaatttctattATTGCACGTAGCATGATGAAGCACTAGATTTTGTAATTATCAATTATGTCTTCTTTTATTGTTGtactaaattatatagtaatattaagttgttaattaatttcAGTCTAAACCGCAATTGCAGAGCCAGCTCTATTGAAGTCGTTTAAAAGTGCACATCAAGTGGGCATGAACCGAAGAATCTCCACGGTACAATCTAGACTTGAGTGCACGTAGCAAATATTACATTGCCAATAAGAATCGAGCTGTACACGTGCCAACGCCCaataagaattagaaaaaaattataaaaaggatTAAAATGATCTTGTGAGCAATGAggagaaaagaaatttgaacTATCGGAAGGAAAAAGTGTCATATTGGCTGGGGTGTCCGGCGACACTAGGGTTCAGACCCACATGCCTCTCTGTCTCTCTCACCACTTCAATTTCTTCCCCATCCCACGCGCTTTATTTCAACTTCTCTTCCTCCTGCCATTACAAAGTGTCACGGGCTGAAATTTTAGATCTAGTCATGTGACACCTTCGGTATTGTCTTCTCAAACATCAATTTTATATGCACTCATGTTATAGTGTaagatgattaattttattttgttttaaactcCTCGGAAAAATAACTTTAACTCTCAATTAATTTGTGTAGAAGTGacataattcatttttaatgtgTCCCTTAACTACATTGCATATATCTCATTATggttagattcgaaccgagTCAATTCAAGTTCGAACTCGAATTACTCATcagagtttttaattaaaatttttgatacaaaacgacgttattttaatcaatatatattaaaacgatatcgttttgataatgaaaggCTCGATCGAACCCGAAACGAACCGATTTTAGCACACACATAAATTGTTTTTGTCCAAACTCATGATATGTCCATTAACCTTGGGTTATAACAAGACTCTTATCttttatccaaaaataataattgaaataataaaagaaaaaatactcaaatataaaatgtgagtttaatttttaattatgacaTATCAAATCTTGTCATCGATAtagtaaaatcaaaattttaatttgattgatctAATGATTAGATTATCTAATGATTgaataatcaattataaaaatgatagttaAACACAAATTAAGTTTTCTCCTTGAAAAGAACCAACAAGCACCCTCATGTTTTCTTTTACCAAATCATTACAAGAATATAAGAGAAACCTAAAAACCCACCTTTCATTGAAGCACCGTCCTGTTTTCATTAACCAAATCATTACAAGAATCTAAGAGAAACCATGATCATGGCTAAGAAGACTCTTTCTCCCGCAACAACTACCTGACATGATAAACATAGGTAAATAGTGGGGAGGAGGTTTGACTGGCGCGTGGAGAGAAAGGGAGGTGGGAATTGTTGGAGTAAGTGTAATGAATGTAAAATTCAACGGATAGTATTTGTCTAATCTTAATTCAATCTTCTCACCTCTCCAATATTCCCTCTCCGTGTCCAAATATTCCTCCCTGTCGAGCCCCACCCGCGCGTGGATTCCCACAAAGAAAGACCATAATCCTCGGCGTCAACATGGTTCTCACCACGTGACCTTACGGACGTGACCTTGTCTAGGTGATAAGCTCGTCTTTGTTCCCTTCTCTTGTTTTTATTCCCAGTAAACTATTAAGCTCGCAATCCCATggcttctctttttctttaatccCATTTGTTTATTCGGTGATTAGAGTAGCAACAAGATGACTAAAAATGTTTAATCATTTGTTAATAGTTTTCGAAGCCACGGTCAGCGTCTGATCCGCTCTAGATTCTCCGGGAAATGAAacctttatcttattttattactgctaataaattctctctctttctttggaTTATTGAATAATCAGCTTGCAGAAAGGTTGTATCCGGTCAACATGTCTCTCCGTGGCTCACTTGCAATGTTGTCAAATGCTTCGGCTATATTCCATATTCCATGTGTTTGTCCTTTCTCTTCCTAATCTTTTTCAACCATGAATATTACtctgattttaattatttatttatgaagttTATGTCTTGCCAGAAAAGAATGATCCCCATTCATATTCACGTTGAAACAATTTTAACTGGattttttaggttttcaatcagaattagatttaaatcaaatcgagtttaaatttgtctaaatttgaattcaatttgatttgaataaagtgaaacttgaatttaaatttaagtttgtgaAACTTATCTTAAAACTGTTggagtttgatttgtttgaaagaAGTTAAGTTTAAGtctaaactcaaatcaaacatttaAGCTTGACTAGTACTATAGTTAAACAAAAATgactaaaacgatattgtttgatacgtattgatcaaaataacatcattttaatttattcgtatcgcaattttacaaattaactCACAAGTTTGGCAAGCCAAACACTTataaatttcaagtttaaaagtatttaatttaCAGACTCAAACTTGAACCAAACTTGTTTTGAGGGtaaccaaaattatatatatctcacaAACCCAAAATCATTTAAGTCTTGTTGAGCGTTATAGTATTACCTCTGCCATTGAATATACAGaagaaagagaaatcataaatgTTGTTCAGAGTAAGCTAAAGTTATTTAACAGCATATTGCATTACCTGGTGGCCATGACTTTTGGCTGGCTATGAGATTGCCaaacaagttttaaaatatgaataaagtGCACGCTGATCAAGTTAAGGGTTTCGGTAGCCAGCTAGGTAATTAAACAAAGAGTAGCACTGGCAGAGTTTAAAAATGGAGATTTACAAATCATGTTACTCAATGGtttaactttaaatttcatTCTTTCTAACTTTGTCTTGaagattaaaatgaaattatgcGATTTGGAAGAATATTATTAGGTTCTTCATAGTGATTTGTGAGATAGAATACGGGCAGGCAAGTTGCTTTGAAATTAGAACACCGCCTTAGaaggagagaagagaaagaaaggaatCACCGTTTTCTACGGCGTTTAGGCTGACGTGCATCACGACATTACatcatatattatcaatattttattcgATAGAATAAACATGGTTACTAATTCAACACATTGTCTAGCTTGTTCTGTAGAATTTTCTCTTGTCTTTGTGTATGACATAAGACTATAGGCTATTTAAATTAGCTATATCAAAACGACAAACGATGCTCTCGTGGGAAATATAATAGTCATTATcacaattatcataattttaatattaatgactttattattagtaaaaagACAGTCAAAGCTCCCCTTAAAATGATCAAGATTTGATTGATTGCCACTGATTGCCACTAATGAAGGAATAAAATTGAATCTAACGTGAATAAACatttgttttaattcaattttaatctattataattaatttgaaataaattcaacttgtttaattgataataaatttatttgagtaaTTATTAGAatactgtttaaaaaaatagtaattaaaaattagaaaaaattagaaaagatgaaaaatcattaaaaaaaaatatgtcaatGATTTTTTTGTGACTCTATTTCAAATTGGATTTACCCctcttcaaactcaaataatttacattaaatccaaccctaattttttttttttaaacaaaagtaGATGGTTAGGTATTGTTTCACACGCGCTCCTCCAGGAGCTTTGAAGTTATGGCTTCTGTGCAACCTAAATCGGGAGAAAAGTGAAGTCAATTTCTGGAGAAGAAATAAGATGGTAGAGGCATGAAGTCAGACCCCACAGTAAATATTTTTCCTGCCGatcacaaaaacaaaagaataaaataaagaagagaaacagagataatttaatcttttaccTTGAGACTTAAAAACATCTGCCCCTTTTTTCTACAACTAGAGTTTGAAACTTTGGCCTACAATTTACACACAAAATTTTGCCACTAACTTAACTAGCTTGGAAATTATTAAACAAGCGCATACAACTACCAGATAAagatcatatcaaaatttacaCTGATCAATGCTCAGATTTTTTCCAATTTCATATGATATACATACAAGATAGGAACCCACCCTATTCTCATCATCAATTCGTTTCTCTCTCCTAGAAGCCTGGTCCATTTTTTTAACTGGTTTATCAGATAAACAGCAATTAAAGGGGTTTATTTGTCAAAAGCACTGCCCGGCTATCATGATGAGGACATAGATCAATGATCATATTGAACATAGAAGATATGGAATATTAAGCTAAGTTTTATcaggaaagaaaattattttttttttttgtggttgtGCTTGGGGAATCATATTCATTGACCTGTTTTAAGTTGTTATACCGAGCTTGGGCTGGGTTTTGATCGCTTTCAGTCACATCGTTTGAGGTGAAATGAAGGGAACGGATAGGTACATTCTTCCTATAAAAGCAAAATTCTCTGTCTCCCATTCTCTCTCTAACATCAATGAATGTTCCTTGGAATTTAAAAAACCAGTACGATTGTCATCTTCAAAGGACAGAAAGTGGAGCCACATACTTAAGTAGACAGAAAAAGTATCCGTATAAGCTAAAAGTCCAAGAACCACTCTCCAAAATAccagaaaaaattaatagatactCTTTTTATCATGTGATAATAACTTTATAGAAGGTACGAGATTTTATCTTCAAAGTTGAGCAAAACCATGGATTATTAAGCTTGGATTTGGATTCATTGATTGTACTTATATCAAGGGCCCCATTTACAGGCCAATCATGTGCCTGTAGCTCGTTCTTGTTGGGATTTTCAGACTCGACATTCACATTTATATTACCTCTCAACTTGCTCTCGTTACCCAAAAGATTTCACATCTAACTTTTTTTAAAGCTAATTCTAGTGATAAAAGATACAAAATTTTCAGTGAAagggttttcaaatttgaaattagtcaatgatatattaaaattaaagttttgaaaaatatgatataatagttCTATAGGAACTCTTTCTAAACACTTGCATTCAcgcttcctctctctctctctctctctctctccataaTTGCCTTCAAtccttaaaatttctttttctatttattggAGAGTGGGTTTTTAATATTCTCTTGAAACCGTCCTAGTCCCAATATATTTTCCATAGTTGTCGCATGGACCACAAGgtgtttcatttttatatttggttCAAAGCTTATGCAGATCTCTTACTGCCTATTTTTGACTCTTTCCAATGTTTCCAGAGAAGAAAAACACTATTTTTGGGTGTCAATTGTCAAGTTCTTGCATAATTTATCAtagaaaactaaacttttatttaatgtCAAGTTCTTCTGTAATTGATTATATGAATGTCAGcatcaagaaaaataaatccCCATTTCATGGAGGAATAATTGCTGCTTCCATGGCGTATAGTATAATGTTTTCAACTTCATCcaaaattcatttgacattatctaTTAAGACTGCCATTAAAaccttaatatataaacaatttattctctaattataatacaattttgaAAACGATGTGAACAGTTTTTATTTGGCAACACACATGCATACTTATGCATGActgggaaaaagaaaaagaaatagttgTGAACATTCTTATTGTCATAATTTTGTTCTTGAACTTATTCataaaatatctttgaaaacCGGCCATATGATACTTTGTGATAAGGTGCCCTCAGAAGAAAGAATGTGTATTTGTTTTTACTTGGtggtttgaaagaaaattaatggAAACAAGAAGACAAAATCAAATGGGAAAATGGAAACACATGGCTTATACGTAGATTGCATCCAAGTGTAGCTTCTTCAAAGAGCAACAGGGCAATTGGCCAtacttaaatagtaaaataattgaGGAGAGATCGTTAACATGGCTATGTTTTGATGTTCAGCAGTCCAAAATACTATTCTGCAAGACAATATTTTAGACAAATTGTCCTCTATATCTTGGACCAGCAATGGCAGAAAcctatttatttttgaaagacaGTGATCATCTGTTAATTAAGAAGTCCGATATATATCACATCAAGCATAACTTCCTCGAAATATTGTTCCATTCAATTTTTGTAAACTacagaagagaaaaaatttagaaCTAAAGAACTCCAAATGAGAAATCAACAATGacaactgaaaatttggaaataaaaaaaattatcataatcaaatttgacattggGACTTATAGATGAATCCAATAAATACATGGTGGTAAAGGCACTTTTATTGCAATGTTCATAAATGCACTTTTCTATTATACTTTTATGTAATATATTCATAAGCAACTACTTATAATAATTATCCATTCGAGtatcaatgataatatatcgttaatttaaaattatttgatcgTACAGtaacatattatcattaataagtatatagtaatttaatttaaactgtAAAATCCGGCCAAAACATTCAAATTGTAAATCACATTTTTtgattacatatatatataaccgtatttaacaaaaaaaatttaataaacaattagatgtacatttatatatatatatatatatatatatatatatatatatatatatatatatatatatatatatatatatatatatattgtcactttatatttattttatatatttaattcatatcctagataattataatttaatttttatttattaagtacaaaatatttgaaaatgaattattattaatagacTCAAACCGAATtttttcagtttcgttttttgtttgaaatctaaaatggtttgttttgatttaaaatttatctgaaatgtattttttagtttggtttaaaaaatgtcTTTAACAGTATCAAACTAAACTGTGTATACCcctaacaataaaactatgtgtacccactttaggtacacaaatgtgtacacatttatatgtgtcatcctgtgattggatgattttgaattaagaataaaacaataatcaatcatatgatgacacatacgagtgtatatatatttgtgtacctaaagtgagtacacatagtattgctcataccCCTAATCATGATACCCAAATATACACGCATGGTAAGTaccaagttaaaaaaaaaaaaaaataccaataCACAAGTGCAGGACTAAGGCCCAGATACAGTCTTTGGGCTAACATCAATCTAGTTCAAGACTGAGGCTCAAATACTCTATTCGACCCGATGGCTTGAAACCGGTCCAGGCCCAAGTAATTAGATCCGACTTAATCATCGATCTCTACTCGGCTCCTAACTCCCTCTCTTTCTCGCTTTAGTCGTTGTTGTAACTTCGCTGCAAATTAGAGCAACAGCGAGAAAAGCTAAAGCAAAGATGACGGTTTTCCACTTTTTCAACTGTGCGATTCTTACTTTCGGTCCTCACGCCGTCTACTACTCCGCTACGCCATTGTACGTTTTCCTTTTGGGTGATGTTCGAGTTccaatttttgttgtttgaattatttttggATCTGTAAACTTTATTTATCTAGctaatttaattcatatgtgtAGATCTGAGTATGATACACTTGGTACTTCTGTTAAAGCCGCTCTTGTTTATTTAGGAACAGCTTTGGTTAAGGTTAGTTCATtacataaattgatttattttagcTAAGTTTTGCATTTACTAAAACTAATTGACATCCTTGATGGCAGCTTGTTTGTTTGGCCACGTTTCTTAAGGTATCAGAGAGTGACAGCTTTGATCCATATCAGGTATTGCtgttatttcatctttaattgtCTGATTTTCATTTATTGCAAAATAATAGAATGGAAGTTGTTATATGATTTTCAAGAATAGAATTTGTGATTTCGAATTCCTTGCGCACTTATTTGTTTCCTGCTGTTCCATTGAACCTTGTTAGTTTATGCTATGTTGAAGCAAAGCTATTCTTCAGTGGGAAATGTTGACAAGTTGTTTCATGAATATCCTTACTCGGTGAACTTGGTTGAAAAAATTTACTGTCAATATTTCTCTTTGATTCATAGAATTGGGTTTGCTGGTCCTCTAGATATGCGTTTACTATGAATGTTAGAGCTAATTTCCAACTTTGCATAGCATGTAAACCAAATGTTAATAAAATGACAGTCAGTTAGTCTTATTCCTTCTGAGTATATCTTATAAAATCCTATCTAGCAACTTCCTTAAATCAGCATTGAATCGATTTCATGTTTATCGAGATATGCTTGTTTTATTTTCTGGTGGATTACTTTACAACAATTTGATCATCATAAAATGTGTGACCATTTATCTGCAGGAACTTTTGAAAGCACTAATCGGTTTTATAGATGTTGCTGGTCTCTACTTTGCCCTGACCCAGTTGACCCACAGGAACATATCTCAGAATCATAAATTTCAAGCTGTTGGGCTTGGTGAGTAAAGCTATATTTAGTtgcattttgtttgaatttcaattttttatgttcTATCTCTTTGcaatacccaaaaaaaagttaaataattatattaccctctatttatgatatatattaataaagaagGTACTGCTTTCAGAATTTCTTCTGTGCTCTCTCTTTTTGCTCTATAGGCAGGGAAATAGTATAATTCAACAAGATCAGTTTCACAAGTTTTTATTTCCCAATATTTTAAGTTACATTTTTTGAGCAACCAAAAGGAAAATCATACccgtgagagagagagagagatgatcGAGCAGGGAAGCTCAGTTCTCCTAAGcattcaaaatttcatcaaaatttttatgcATGATATGGATAATAAAAAAGACTTTTAGTTGTATTCACTGATATACTATGCATATTCATTATCTATATTGTCCTCTTAAAACATAATATGTGTTAGAGATGATAGATTGTAGCTTCATGCTCGTTAAGTTTGTGATATAACTAAACTGTTTGGAAGTCAGCAATGCCAACATATTGCATTTTTATACCTTTTTTCTATCGACAGAATGTTATATCATTGGTAAATTAGCTTCCTCGTTCTATTTGTATGGACTtcttaaaccatttttttaatcttcaataACATTATGAAAGTTTCTTTCCCATTGTTGCCAGGGTGGGCTTTTGCAGATTCTGTACTTCATAGATTAGCACCACTTTGGGTGGGTGCTAGAGGACTGGAATTTACTTGGGATTACATTTTGCAAGGCCTAGAGGCTAATGCAAATTTGGTATGTTTATATCCCTTGATGGATAGAAGTTCCATTCACACTGATTATAGCATGGAAATTTTAGCAATACTTTAGTGGGTTAAGTAGTTCCATGGAATTTTGGCTTTGTACTCCAGAGTGATGCATCTTGTCATGGGTTCTGTATTCAGGTGTTGAGCATATCCCTTGCTGCATTAGGATCTTTGATGTGGCTTCGCAAGAACAAACCCAAGACATTAATTCCTATAATATATGCATGTGCAGGAATTGTGGCAACCATGCCTTCCATTACAAGGTCTCCATTTCAACCTTCTTCACTAAATCATTACTTATCATAACAAAAGCTCTATCTTATTTTGATTCTCTGAGTTTTTTTGGGACTCACTGAATTTGGATGATATTACTTAAGTCAaatcaactttaaaaagtaGGAACTCAAGGGCTTTATGTTATGTTAGGTCTCCAGATTAAATTATTTCTGTAACTTTTACCCAGGCTTGGTTAACTTCATCAGATTGTATATCGTATTTCTTGTCGTCTGATTTATGAGATCCGCACTGGTTAATGCATGTTGTGATAATATCTATATTTACTTCATTGATTCTGATAAATGCCTTTTGCAGCTATCTGAGGCGAGGAATGGGCTGGCAATTCCCAAAGGTGGTTGGCTTTGAACTTTTTACCTCTTTGATGATGGCTTTCATTAGTTGGCAGCTTTTTGCGGCTTGTCAGAGACCATCTACATGAGGTAGCCCACCATTTTCTTCTGAGGCAATGTTCTTCCGGCAGCTTGAT
This is a stretch of genomic DNA from Mangifera indica cultivar Alphonso chromosome 11, CATAS_Mindica_2.1, whole genome shotgun sequence. It encodes these proteins:
- the LOC123228919 gene encoding transmembrane protein 147 encodes the protein MTVFHFFNCAILTFGPHAVYYSATPLSEYDTLGTSVKAALVYLGTALVKLVCLATFLKVSESDSFDPYQELLKALIGFIDVAGLYFALTQLTHRNISQNHKFQAVGLGWAFADSVLHRLAPLWVGARGLEFTWDYILQGLEANANLVLSISLAALGSLMWLRKNKPKTLIPIIYACAGIVATMPSITSYLRRGMGWQFPKVVGFELFTSLMMAFISWQLFAACQRPST